The DNA sequence GCGGTGGTGGGCTCGGATATCGTCCAGGCGGTCTTCCTGGCGGGCGCCGCCGGGCTGGTCCACGCCACCGGAGGGCGGGTGGATCCCGGGCTGGTCCTCAGCCTGGTGCTCGGCTCGATCCCCGGCGTGCTGGTGGGGAGCACGTTCTGCCCCAGGATGCCGCAGCGGGCGTTGCGAGGGGCGGTGGCGGTCGCGATCCTGTACGCGGGGGTTCGACTTCTCTAACCGGAGGGAGGATCTCGGATGACGGAGTATGCGGAGGGCCGTGAGGGGGCGCTCGCTGGAACATCGGGGACCCTCAGGAGGGACGCTGCAGACCTGCAGCGCTGGCTGCAAGCAGACGGGCAGGGACGGCCCGCCGAGGAGGTCCTCGCCTGGGCCAGCCGGACGTTCCGGCCCCGGATCGCGCTAGCCTCGAGCTTCGGCGTGGAGGACGTCGCGCTGATCGACATCTGGTCGAGGATCGATCCGGCGGTCCGGGTCTTCACCCTGGACACGGGGCGGCTGCCCGAGGAGACCTACGACGTCATGGACCGGATCCGGGAGCGGTACGGGATCGCCATCGCCACCTACTGCCCCGAGGCGGCAGCGGTGGAAGCGCTGGAGCGGGAGCGGGGGTTCTACTCGTTCCGCCGGAGCGTGGCGGAACGCAAAACCTGCTGCGGGATCCGCAAGGTCGAGCCGCTCGGCCGGGCCCTGGCCGGCCTGGACGCCTGGGTGACGGGGCTGCGCCGCGAGCAGGCGGAGACCCGGACGGCCGTCCGCCAGGTGGAGCGGGACCCGGCCCACGGGGGGATGATCAAGATCAATCCGCTGGCCGAGTGGACCACGGACCAGGTGTGGGAGTACGTCCGGGCGCACGACGTCCCCTACAACCGCCTCCACGACCAGGGCTACCCCAGCATCGGATGCGCCCCCTGCACGCGCGCCATCCGGCCGGGCGAGGACCTGCGCGCCGGCCGCTGGTGGTGGGAGCGCCCCGAGAGCAAGGAGTGCGGCCTGCACCTGGCGCCCCGGGCGGAGGCCTGAGATGGGCAGGGAGATCGCCCCTCACGGCGGAGTCCTGGTGGACCGGGTGGCCGCCGCCGAGGACCGGGGGGCCCTCCGGGAGCGGGCCGGCCGGCTGGCCGGTCTCCCGCTCGATGCGCGCAGCCGGGCGGACCTGCTCCTGCTCGCCACGGGCGCCTACAGCCCCCTCACCGGGTTCATGGGAGAGGCGGATTACCGCCGCGTCGTGGGCGAGATGCGGCTCGCGAGCGGCCTCGTGTGGTCCCTCCCGATCACCCTGGCGGTGAGCCGCGAGCGGGGAGAGGGCTTGCGGGCGGGGGAGGAGGTCGCGCTCCTGGCGGAGGACGGGGAGCCCTTGGCGCTCCTCGAGGTGGCGGAGGTTTATCCCTACGACCGGGAGCGAGAGGCGCGCGAGGTCTTCCGGACCACCGATCCGGCCCATCCGGGCGTGGCCGCCCTGTACCGCCAGGGGGAGCTCCTGGTCGGCGGCCAGGTCACGCTGCTCGCCGATCCCCCCGCGGACCCGCCCGGCCCGTTCCCCCGGTACCCGGCGGAGACCCGCCGGGGCATTCAGGAACGGGGCTGGCAGACCGTGGTGGGCTTCCAGACCCGCAATCCCGTCCACCGCGCCCACGAGTACCTCCAGAAGTGCGCCCTGGAGGTGGTGGACGGCCTCCTGCTCCACCCGTTGGTCGGGGAAACGAAGGCGGACGACATCCCCGCGCCCGTCCGCCTCGCCTGCTACCGCGTGCTCCTCGAGGGCTACTTTCCCAAGGATCGGGTCCTGCTGGGACTCCTCCCGGCGGCCATGCGGTACGCGGGGCCCCGGGAGGCGATCTTCCATGCGCTCGTGCGGAAGAACTACGGCTGCTCCCACTTCATCGTGGGGAGGGACCACGCGGGGGTCGGGAACTACTACGGCAGCACCGACGCGCAGCGGATCTTCGGGGCCTTC is a window from the Candidatus Methylomirabilis sp. genome containing:
- a CDS encoding phosphoadenylyl-sulfate reductase yields the protein MTEYAEGREGALAGTSGTLRRDAADLQRWLQADGQGRPAEEVLAWASRTFRPRIALASSFGVEDVALIDIWSRIDPAVRVFTLDTGRLPEETYDVMDRIRERYGIAIATYCPEAAAVEALERERGFYSFRRSVAERKTCCGIRKVEPLGRALAGLDAWVTGLRREQAETRTAVRQVERDPAHGGMIKINPLAEWTTDQVWEYVRAHDVPYNRLHDQGYPSIGCAPCTRAIRPGEDLRAGRWWWERPESKECGLHLAPRAEA
- the sat gene encoding sulfate adenylyltransferase, which gives rise to MGREIAPHGGVLVDRVAAAEDRGALRERAGRLAGLPLDARSRADLLLLATGAYSPLTGFMGEADYRRVVGEMRLASGLVWSLPITLAVSRERGEGLRAGEEVALLAEDGEPLALLEVAEVYPYDREREAREVFRTTDPAHPGVAALYRQGELLVGGQVTLLADPPADPPGPFPRYPAETRRGIQERGWQTVVGFQTRNPVHRAHEYLQKCALEVVDGLLLHPLVGETKADDIPAPVRLACYRVLLEGYFPKDRVLLGLLPAAMRYAGPREAIFHALVRKNYGCSHFIVGRDHAGVGNYYGSTDAQRIFGAFAPGELGILPLFFEHAFYCRRCGGMATPKTCPHERGEHVSLSGTRVREMLTRVELPPPEYTRPEVAQVLIQWASERGYERYDI